The Pseudonocardia sp. HH130630-07 DNA window TGAGGCGCTCCCCCCGCCGCCGGGTACCGGCGGCCGGGTCGGTGCGCAGGGTCGGCACGTCAGCGGTCACGGTCGACCGCGATCGCGGCCATCCCGGCGAGCCGGTGCGCGGCCGCGGACCCGGGCAGCTCACCGAGGCGGGCCACGGCCGCCTCGGCATGCTCCCGGGCACCGGCCCGCGCGGCGTCCCAGACCCCCTCGGCGGTCACCGCCGAGCGGAGCGCCTCGTGCGCCTCGACCGGGCCCAGCGCACCGGACAGCGCGGTCTCGACCGCCCGGCGCCTGCCGTCGTCGCCGTCGCGGTGGGCCAGCAGCACCGGCCAGGTGGGACGCAGGTTGGCGGCGTCGCTGGTCACCGGCTTGCCGGTGGCCGAGGTGTCGTAGAGGTACGGCAGCAGGTCGTCGTGCAGCTGGAACGCGACGCCGGTGTGGTGGCCGTACTCGCCGAGCAGCTCCACCTGCTCCGGGTCACCGCCGCCGAGTGCGGCGCCGGCCCGGCAGGCGCCGCGGAACAGCGCCCCGGTCTTCAGCCCGGCCACCTCGAGGTAGTCCGCGAGGGTGCTCCCGGGCCGGCCGGGGCCCGGCGCGACGAGCTCGGACTCCTGCACCTGCCCGCGGCACAGGTCGGTCCCGGCCCGGGCCAGCTCGGCGACCGCGGTGACCACCGCCTGCGGCGGGGCCGCACACTCCGAGACGGCGGCGAACAGGTCGAACAGCAGCGCGTCACCGGTCACGATGGCGTCCGGGACGCCGTAGCGGGCGTGCACCGACGGCTGCCCGCGGCGCAGGTCGTCGCCGTCGATGATGTCGTCGTGCACGAGCGAGGCCACGTGCAGGTGCTCGACGGCCGCCGCCGCGGGCAGCGCGTCCTCCCCGCGGCCGCCGACGGCCTCCGCCGCGGCGAGCAGCATCAGCGGTCGCAGCAGCTTGCCCGGCGCGAGCAGGGCGTAGCGGGTCATCTCGTCGAACCGGGCGCCGGTCTCCGGACGCCGCCGGGCGAGCGCCGCGTGGATCTCGGACCGGATGTCGGTGGCCGCCGGGTCGGCGGCGGGATCAAGGACGGAGGGTTCCCGGACGTCGTCGCCCTCGGCGGGGGACGACGCCCGGCTCATCGTGCCCGGCACGGCACGGGTGCCCGGCGGTACTCGTCCGAGCACGGACGATCAGTGATTGGGGTCAACAGAAGGAACCTTCCCCCGAGGACTGCGCGATCACGATTCTGCGAAGAATGAACTGGCGAACGCCACCTGAACGTACGATTACACGCGGAACTCGTCAAGCGGTTCCAGCGCCATCCCAGGCTCTTTACGTCAGCGCAATGCAGGCCGTTCGCCGAATCGGCGGTCGAACAATTCCGGGGACGATTCTGTCAATGCCCGCGAGGGCACGACCACTGCCCGATCAGTACGCCCCGGTCACCAGGTTGGGCGGCTCGGCACCCCGGACGAACGCGGCCAGCTGCTCGGCCGCGACGCCGTAGGCCCGGCGCATCGCCATCGGGACCGTGCCCCCGACGTGCGGGGTCAGGAGCAGCCCGGGCGCGCTCCAGAGCGGGTGCCCGGGCGGCAGCGGCTCCGGGTCGGTGACGTCGACGGCGGCCCGCAGCCGCCCCGAGGTCAGCTCGGCCAGCAGCGCACCGGTGTCGACGACCGGGCCCCGGGCCCCGTTGACGAGCAGCGCGCCGTCCGGCATCGCGGCCAGGAACTCCGCGTCCACCAGGCCGCGGGTCTCGTCGGTGAGCGGGACGATCAGCACGCAGGCGTCGTGCTCGGGGAGCAGCCGGGGCAGCTCGTCCCAGCCGTGGACGCCCTCCCGCGCGGTGCGGCCGACCAGCGTGGTCTCGACCTCGAACGGCGTCAGGCGGGCCACAGTCTTCGTCCCGACGTCCCCGGCCCCGACGACCAGCACCCGCTTGCCGGCCAGCTCCTCGGTCTGGTGGTAGTCCCACTCCCCCCGGTCCTGGGCGCGGACGAAGCGGTCCAGGTGCCGGTAGACGGCGAGCAGCACCGACACCACCCACTCCGCGGTGGCACCGCCGTGCGCGCCGCGGCCGTCGGACAGCGCGACCCCGTCCGGGAGCCGCCCGATCCACGCCTCGGCGCCCGCCGTGAGCAGCTGGACCAGCTCCAGCTGCGGCATCCGCCCGGTCATCGCGACCGCGTCGGACGTGGCCAGGAACGGCGCGACCAGCACGCGGGCCGACGCGGCCTGCTCCGGCAGCGGCTGCTCCGGGTCGTAGACGACCGGCAGCAGGCCGTCCACCTCGGACAGGATCTCGGCACCCGCGCTGTGCGGAACCAGGACGGTCACGGGGGTCATGCCCG harbors:
- a CDS encoding polyprenyl synthetase family protein, which translates into the protein MLGRVPPGTRAVPGTMSRASSPAEGDDVREPSVLDPAADPAATDIRSEIHAALARRRPETGARFDEMTRYALLAPGKLLRPLMLLAAAEAVGGRGEDALPAAAAVEHLHVASLVHDDIIDGDDLRRGQPSVHARYGVPDAIVTGDALLFDLFAAVSECAAPPQAVVTAVAELARAGTDLCRGQVQESELVAPGPGRPGSTLADYLEVAGLKTGALFRGACRAGAALGGGDPEQVELLGEYGHHTGVAFQLHDDLLPYLYDTSATGKPVTSDAANLRPTWPVLLAHRDGDDGRRRAVETALSGALGPVEAHEALRSAVTAEGVWDAARAGAREHAEAAVARLGELPGSAAAHRLAGMAAIAVDRDR
- a CDS encoding 2-hydroxyacid dehydrogenase, which gives rise to MTPVTVLVPHSAGAEILSEVDGLLPVVYDPEQPLPEQAASARVLVAPFLATSDAVAMTGRMPQLELVQLLTAGAEAWIGRLPDGVALSDGRGAHGGATAEWVVSVLLAVYRHLDRFVRAQDRGEWDYHQTEELAGKRVLVVGAGDVGTKTVARLTPFEVETTLVGRTAREGVHGWDELPRLLPEHDACVLIVPLTDETRGLVDAEFLAAMPDGALLVNGARGPVVDTGALLAELTSGRLRAAVDVTDPEPLPPGHPLWSAPGLLLTPHVGGTVPMAMRRAYGVAAEQLAAFVRGAEPPNLVTGAY